A genomic region of Choristoneura fumiferana chromosome 17, NRCan_CFum_1, whole genome shotgun sequence contains the following coding sequences:
- the LOC141437140 gene encoding LOW QUALITY PROTEIN: uncharacterized protein (The sequence of the model RefSeq protein was modified relative to this genomic sequence to represent the inferred CDS: deleted 1 base in 1 codon) has protein sequence MPKRKWKNEWEKLNHKLKKLERELKRVRRNSNGDDDAVSEEKQEESGDRLETGLFGDELEDSLFEDQVYQVEDEGLNKDAMTGAEITMENKEEEIPPELDGSIAEILGADPTAITQFSDDIHKDLACRLEHIATKGLSKETRKELVDKFLMPANCTKINSPSMNPEIKAAVTETVIKRDKGIEMRQKQLGGAIAGLAGVISKELLAKDKNSERVKQLMDVCRILCDIQHAESVIRRNFAIFSIKKDLKEHLVNTKIDKFLFGEDLAEALRTAKALTKSGTELKVRSQVKPVKPPNSHHLNYKAPAPARRQQGPPRSREPANQMTSAGASSTLQPSTDARALVEAIAASSKANAPPLRLQPEHTSKPHPDCRSIVRSALLRRSVPPASIDIMLASLSNNSWKQYSGALRKWQVFCNINNVNFYEASTPSVMLFLTEAFYSGCQYGTLNCYRSALSLILGPRISSDDRVSRFFKGIARLRPSLPKYDVTWDPSIVLNFLGTQYPNEKLKLEELTKKCVTLLALATAHRVQTLAKINIHNIEHFSSHLAIKIPDQIKTSRPGSKQPILILPFFTSKPEICPSKTLITYLKITKSIRKDNNNLFISYQKPHNTVTSQSLSRWIKMVLKTSGIDTSIFSAHSTRHASTSKALKCGVTIEQIHKTASWSDSSCVFGKFYNRVIIQGNDGSLAKAVFEDVN, from the exons ATGCCGAAACGTAAATGGAAAAACGAATGGGAAAAACTAAACCATAAACTGAAAAAACTGGAACGGGAACTAAAACGCGTGCGACGCAATAGTAATGGCGATGACGACGCCGTTTCCGAAGAAAAACAAGAGGAGTCTGGGGATCGGCTGGAAACAGGCTTGT TTGGAGATGAGCTAGAAGACTCATTGTTTGAAGACCAGGTTTACCAGGTAGAAGATGAAGGTTTGAACAAAGATGCTATGACTGGTGCTGAGATAACAATGGAAAACAAAGAAGAAGAAATTCCCCCAGAACTGGATGGCTCTATAGCAGAAATATTAGGCGCTGACCCGACTGCAATAACACAGTTCAGTGACGATATACATAAAGACCTGGCATGTAGGCTAGAGCATATCGCTACCAAGGGCCTCTCAAAAGAGACAAGGAAAGAACTTGTAGACAAGTTTTTAATGCCAGCCAACTGcacaaaaattaattcacctaGTATGAATCCGGAAATAAAGGCAGCAGTCACTGAAACCGTAATAAAGCGGGACAAAGGAATTGAAATGCGACAAAAACAACTCGGAGGCGCAATAGCG GGGCTGGCCGGCGTAATAAGCAAGGAGCTACTAGCCAAAGATAAAAACAGTGAGCGGGTAAAACAGCTCATGGACGTCTGCCGCATTTTATGCGATATTCAACATGCGGAATCCGTAATTAGGCGAAATTTCGCAATTTTCTCGATCAAAAAAGACCTGAAAGAGCATTTGGTGAATACCAAAATCGACAAATTTCTTTTCGGAGAGGACCTAGCAGAGGCCCTTAGAACAGCAAAAGCCTTGACAAAGTCTGGCACAGAATTAAAAGTAAGAAGTCAAGTTAAACCAGTCAAACCACCTAACAGCCATCATTTAAACTACAAAGCCCCGGCCCCAGCTCGCAGGCAGCAGGGACCACCGAGGAGCCGAGAGCCTGCAAATCAAATGACTTCAGCGGGGGCCTCATCAACGCTACAACCGAGCACCGACGCACGCGCACTCGTCGAAGCCATTGCAGCATCCAGCAAAGCAAACGCGCCGCCGCTAAGACTG CAACCAGAACATACAAGCAAACCTCACCCTGATTGTAGGAGTATTGTGCGGTCAGCATTACTGCGACGGAGCGTACCACCTGCATCAATAGACATCATGCTGGCATCTCTGTCTAATAATTCATGGAAGCAGTATAGTGGGGCACTGAGGAAATGGCaagttttttgtaatattaataatgttaaCTTTTACGAAGCTTCAACTCCCTCTGTAATGCTGTTCCTCACTGAAGCTTTTTACAGTGGATGCCAGTATGGTACGTTAAATTGTTACCGTTCAGCCCTTAGTCTCATACTCGGGCCTCGCATATCCAGTGACGATCGAGTATCAAGGTTTTTCAAGGGCATTGCTAGGCTCCGACCATCCTTACCAAAGTATGACGTAACCTGGGACCCATCAATTGTACTAAATTTCTTAGGCACCCAATAcccaaatgaaaaattaaaattagaagaACTGACCAAAAAATGCGTGACACTGCTCGCTCTAGCGACAGCGCACAGGGTCCAAACTCTTGCAAAAATTAATATCCACAATATTGAACATTTTTCATCTCATTTAGCTATAAAAATACCTGACCAAATTAAAACTTCCAGGCCCGGTTCCAAACAACCGATTCTCATATTACCCTTTTTTACTAGCAAACCAGAAATATGCCCTTCTAAAACCTTGattacatacttaaaaataacGAAATCCATTCGAAAGGACAATAACAATCTATTCATAAGTTACCAAAAGCCACATAATACTGTAACATCACAATCCCTTAGTCGGTGGattaaaatggttttaaaaaccaGTGGTATTGACACGTCAATATTCAGTGCCCATAGTACAAGGCATGCTTCCACATCTAAAGCTTTAAAATGTGGTGTTACTATTGAACAAATTCATAAAACAGCTAGCTGGAGTGATAGCTCATGTGTCTTTGGAAAATTTTACAATAGGGTCATTATACAGGGTAACGATGGATCACTAGCAAAGGCAGTATTTGAGGATGTCAATTAA